The following proteins come from a genomic window of Trifolium pratense cultivar HEN17-A07 linkage group LG4, ARS_RC_1.1, whole genome shotgun sequence:
- the LOC123920448 gene encoding equilibrative nucleotide transporter 1-like, translating into MVSTDSDSSLLLPSSSTKKPPQDKYHLAYITYFILGFGYLLPWNAFITAVDYFSYLYPQASVDRIFAVVYMLVGLFGLTIIILYRHKSHAYVRINLGLALFVVSLLIVPLIDVFYVKGRVGFYGGFYVTVGSVGLSGVADALVQGSIVGSAGELPERYMQAVIAGTAASGVLVSFLRIFTKAVYTQDVHGLQKSANLYFGVSIVIMFICMVLYNLADKLPIMKYYDEAKIQAVAAEEDNGPLTGSVWRSTVWDTVGTIKWYGFGMVIIYVVTLAIFPGYITEDVHSELLKDWYPILLITCFNVFDLVGKSLTAVYLLENAKIAIGSCIARLLFFPLFLGCLHGPKFFRTEIPVTILTCILGLTNGYLTSVLMILAPKTVKLQHAETAGIVSVLFLVVGLAAGSIIAWFWVI; encoded by the exons ATGGTATCCACTGATTCCGATTCATCTCTTCTTCtaccatcatcatcaacaaaaaaaccacCACAAGACAAATACCATTTAGCTTACATAACCTATTTCATTCTCGGTTTTGGTTATTTACTACCTTGGAACGCATTCATCACAGCCGTTGATTATTTCTCTTACCTTTACCCACAAGCAAGTGTTGATCGAATCTTTGCTGTTGTTTATATGCTTGTTGGTTTATTTGGTCTTACAATTATTATTCTTTATAGACATAAATCTCATGCTTATGTTAGGATTAATTTGGGTCTTGCtctttttgttgtttctttactTATTGTTCCTTTGATTGATGTTTTTTATGTTAAGGGGAGAGTTGGGTTTTATGGTGGGTTTTATGTTACTGTTGGGTCGGTTGGGTTGAGTGGTGTTGCTGATGCTTTGGTTCAAGGTTCTATTGTTGGATCTGCTGGTGAATTGCCTGAGAGGTATATGCAAGCTGTCATTGCTGGCACTGCTGCTTCTG gGGTGCTTGTTTCATTCCTGAGGATATTTACCAAAGCTGTTTACACACAAGATGTCCACGGTCTGCAAAAGAGTGCAAATCTCTATTTTGGTGTATCAATTGTGATTATGTTCATTTGCATGGTTTTGTACAATCTAGCAGACAAACTTCCCATTATGAAGTACTATGATGAAGCTAAGATTCAGGCCGTTGCTGCGGAAGAAGACAACGGTCCTCTGACTGGATCTGTCTGGAGATCAACTGTATGGGATACCGTGGGAACAATCAAGTGGTATGGGTTTGGCATGGTGATCATTTATGTTGTGACACTTGCAATATTTCCCGGTTACATTACAGAGGATGTTCACTCTGAACTTCTTAAGGATTGGTATCCAATTCTCCTCATTACTTGCTTTAATGTGTTCGACCTTGTTGGAAAATCACTGACTGCAGTATACCTTCTAGAGAATGCAAAAATCGCTATAGGCAGTTGCATAGCTAGACTGTTGTTTTTCCCTCTCTTCTTAGGATGCTTACACGGTCCGAAATTCTTCCGGACAGAGATTCCTGTGACAATACTGACTTGTATTTTAGGGCTTACAAATGGATATCTGACGAGTGTGCTGATGATTTTGGCACCTAAAACTGTGAAGTTGCAGCATGCAGAGACTGCAGGGATTGTGAGTGTCTTGTTCTTAGTTGTTGGTCTGGCTGCTGGGTCTATTATAGCTTGGTTTTGGGTCATATGA